The following proteins come from a genomic window of Pyxidicoccus sp. MSG2:
- a CDS encoding efflux RND transporter periplasmic adaptor subunit produces MKKSLKAAAVAVAVVAAGCGGGGKPDVPSPSAAQVVQKPVGVRAVAPATQLESSVLQATGSVRSKQAATLSAQASGTLTRVTVNVGDRVKRGQALAQLDTSNARIAADQARAARAAADAASDGAKTEVERARTLAQAGSLARATLDKAEVGYRQAQAQAAQAAAALANAQEVLRDATLTAPFDGVITSRARNEGDYVSPGTAIFGLVNTQALEVRAPVPEAFVDRVKVGTVVKGSLNPSGAPFEARVTSLGETIDEQTRTVEVLAEVLPVKDEGVRLRAGALVELDFSSAVASDGAPGQAGLFLPAQAVNARGQQGFVWVVRDGKAQRRDVKVERVLPGFVRVTRGLGPEERVVADASLPLQDGTALQVVQ; encoded by the coding sequence ATGAAGAAGTCCTTGAAAGCAGCAGCGGTGGCAGTGGCGGTGGTTGCGGCTGGGTGTGGTGGCGGCGGCAAGCCCGACGTCCCTTCGCCCTCTGCCGCGCAGGTCGTCCAGAAGCCGGTGGGCGTGCGGGCTGTCGCGCCGGCCACACAGCTCGAGTCGAGCGTCCTGCAGGCCACCGGGAGCGTGCGCTCCAAGCAGGCGGCGACGCTGAGCGCACAGGCGTCCGGCACCCTCACGCGCGTCACCGTGAATGTGGGCGACAGGGTGAAGCGCGGTCAGGCGCTGGCGCAGTTGGACACCTCCAACGCTCGCATTGCCGCTGACCAGGCGCGCGCCGCCAGGGCGGCGGCCGACGCGGCCTCCGACGGCGCGAAGACGGAGGTGGAGCGGGCGCGGACCCTCGCGCAGGCGGGCAGCCTCGCGCGCGCCACTCTCGACAAGGCAGAGGTGGGCTACCGCCAGGCGCAGGCCCAGGCCGCACAGGCGGCCGCGGCCCTCGCCAACGCGCAGGAGGTCCTCCGCGACGCCACCCTCACGGCGCCCTTCGACGGTGTCATCACCAGCCGCGCCCGCAACGAGGGTGACTACGTGTCGCCGGGCACGGCCATCTTCGGCCTCGTCAACACGCAGGCGCTCGAGGTGCGCGCCCCGGTGCCCGAGGCATTCGTGGACCGCGTCAAGGTGGGCACCGTCGTCAAGGGCTCCCTCAACCCCTCTGGCGCTCCCTTCGAGGCGCGGGTGACGAGTCTCGGGGAGACCATCGACGAGCAGACGCGCACCGTCGAGGTGCTCGCGGAAGTGCTGCCGGTGAAGGACGAAGGGGTGCGGCTGCGCGCGGGCGCCCTCGTGGAGCTCGACTTCTCGTCCGCGGTGGCCTCCGACGGTGCGCCGGGACAGGCGGGGCTCTTCCTTCCCGCGCAGGCCGTCAATGCCAGGGGCCAGCAGGGCTTCGTCTGGGTGGTGCGGGACGGCAAGGCGCAGCGCCGTGACGTCAAGGTGGAGCGCGTGCTGCCCGGCTTCGTGCGCGTGACGCGGGGCCTCGGCCCCGAGGAGCGCGTCGTGGCCGACGCGAGCCTGCCGCTCCAGGACGGCACCGCGCTCCAGGTCGTCCAGTAG
- a CDS encoding efflux RND transporter permease subunit: MLQTFIKHSVFTVMLMAAVVVFGLYAFPRIGVDQYPNVDIPVVTVTTLMPGADPESIEKNVSTPLEEALNTVNGVDELNSINLENVSQVTISFKLGTDVDVAAQDVRDRVQATLRSLPDDIETPVVEKFDIGAAPILTLSLTGSLPIEELTRVAEDVVKPSLQSQAGVGSISVVGGRKREIQLVVDPQRLRGYGLAIGDVSQALKAQSVDLPGGRATQGGRERIVRLTAEARSVGEIGNIILASPNGTPVRVRDVAAVVDGAQEARGLARSDTGAALALVVRKQSGANTVQVAESVKESLAELNAELPQGVTVSTISDNSTSIRASIHGVQEDMLLGGALSVIIVLVFLRNLRSTLVAAIALPVSVIGTFAVMALLGFTFNIITMLALTLSIGLLIDDAIVVIENIVRHLEEGKTPMQAALEGTQQIVIAVLAVTLAVVAVFIPVAFMEGMIGRFFYQFGVTVAVAVLISYAVSMTLTPMLSSRLLKSHGHGGPTNRVSAAIERALVGVEGWYRRVLGRVLERRGLAIAVAVGVLALTLGMARFLKFTFIPVSDNGVARVTLELPVGSTLEDTERELGLVAAQVRTLEGVKETFSTAGGGALEEVHKGEVLVNLVPRKERDFDQETFKVRLRDALPQRPGVMLSVQDASGVGGGGRNQQVQYVLRGTDWSQVVASSEKLLAAMKSNPGLTDVDTTFRSGKPQYDVRIDRERAAKLGVPAAQVGVALRAYLGRDEFMTYREGGETYDVKLRLPDSTLASEEALGQLTVRNSGGQLVELRNVASIIPSEGPVQIDRQNQKRQITLLANLAPGYTLGEGMSFLTAQAQKELPQGVVGSFAGNAKEMGRTAAAFATALGLGIILLYMILAAQFGSYIHPFTIMVSLPFALIGAIGALLLSGNAMSMIALIGIIMLMGLVVKNGILLVDFTQQLRDAGRSAREALLEAAPVRLRPILMTTIAMVAGMVPVALAKGDGAETRVPMALVIIGGLISSTVLTLVVVPVVYSLLDGLSARLTRRKSDARAPHAAEVAVAPSAVSGHLLEEGSR, encoded by the coding sequence ATGCTCCAGACCTTCATCAAGCACTCCGTCTTCACCGTCATGCTGATGGCGGCGGTCGTCGTCTTCGGCCTCTATGCCTTCCCGCGCATCGGCGTGGACCAGTACCCCAACGTCGACATCCCCGTCGTCACCGTCACCACCCTGATGCCGGGCGCGGACCCCGAGTCCATCGAGAAGAACGTCTCCACCCCGCTCGAAGAGGCGCTCAACACCGTCAACGGCGTGGACGAGCTCAACTCCATCAACCTGGAGAACGTCAGTCAGGTGACCATCAGCTTCAAGCTGGGCACCGACGTGGACGTGGCGGCCCAGGACGTGAGAGACCGCGTGCAGGCCACGCTGCGCTCGCTGCCGGATGACATCGAGACCCCCGTCGTCGAGAAGTTCGACATCGGCGCGGCGCCCATCCTGACGCTGTCCCTCACCGGCTCGCTGCCCATCGAGGAGCTGACGCGCGTGGCGGAGGACGTGGTGAAGCCCTCGCTGCAGAGTCAGGCCGGCGTGGGCAGCATCAGCGTCGTGGGCGGCCGCAAGCGGGAGATTCAGCTGGTGGTCGACCCGCAGCGGCTGCGCGGCTACGGGCTGGCCATCGGCGACGTCAGCCAGGCCCTCAAGGCGCAGAGCGTGGACCTGCCCGGCGGACGCGCCACGCAGGGCGGCCGCGAGCGCATCGTGCGCCTGACGGCCGAGGCGCGCAGTGTGGGGGAGATTGGCAACATCATCCTCGCCAGCCCCAACGGCACGCCGGTGCGTGTGCGTGACGTGGCGGCGGTGGTGGACGGCGCGCAGGAGGCGCGTGGCCTGGCCCGCTCGGACACGGGCGCCGCCCTCGCCCTCGTGGTGCGCAAGCAGTCGGGCGCCAACACGGTGCAGGTCGCCGAGAGCGTCAAGGAGTCGCTCGCGGAGCTCAACGCCGAGCTGCCCCAGGGCGTGACGGTCAGCACCATCAGCGACAACTCCACGAGCATCCGCGCCTCCATCCACGGGGTGCAGGAGGACATGCTGCTCGGCGGCGCCCTCTCCGTCATCATCGTGCTCGTCTTCCTGCGCAACCTGCGCTCCACGCTCGTGGCCGCCATCGCGCTGCCGGTGAGCGTCATCGGCACCTTCGCGGTGATGGCGCTCCTGGGCTTCACGTTCAACATCATCACCATGCTGGCGCTGACGCTCTCCATCGGCCTGCTCATCGACGACGCCATCGTGGTCATCGAGAACATCGTCCGCCACCTGGAAGAGGGGAAGACGCCCATGCAGGCGGCGCTCGAGGGCACCCAGCAGATTGTCATCGCGGTGCTCGCGGTGACGCTTGCCGTCGTGGCCGTGTTCATCCCCGTGGCCTTCATGGAGGGAATGATTGGCCGGTTCTTCTACCAGTTCGGCGTCACGGTGGCCGTGGCGGTGCTCATCTCCTATGCGGTGTCGATGACGCTCACGCCCATGCTCTCCAGCCGCCTGCTCAAGAGCCACGGCCATGGTGGCCCCACCAACCGCGTGAGCGCGGCCATCGAGCGCGCGCTCGTGGGGGTGGAGGGCTGGTACCGCCGCGTCCTCGGTCGCGTGCTGGAGCGGCGGGGCCTTGCCATCGCCGTGGCCGTTGGCGTGCTGGCGCTGACGCTGGGGATGGCCCGCTTCCTCAAGTTCACCTTCATTCCGGTCTCCGACAACGGTGTGGCGCGCGTGACGCTCGAGCTGCCGGTGGGCTCCACCCTGGAGGACACCGAGCGTGAGCTCGGGCTCGTGGCCGCGCAGGTGCGCACCCTGGAGGGCGTGAAGGAGACGTTCAGCACGGCCGGCGGCGGCGCGCTCGAGGAGGTGCACAAGGGCGAGGTGCTGGTGAACCTGGTGCCGCGCAAGGAGCGCGACTTCGACCAGGAGACCTTCAAGGTGCGCCTGCGCGACGCGCTGCCGCAGCGTCCTGGGGTGATGCTCTCCGTGCAGGACGCCTCCGGCGTCGGCGGTGGCGGCCGCAATCAGCAGGTCCAGTACGTGCTGCGCGGCACGGACTGGTCCCAGGTCGTCGCCTCCAGCGAGAAGCTGCTCGCCGCGATGAAGTCCAACCCGGGCCTCACCGACGTCGACACGACGTTCCGCAGCGGCAAGCCGCAGTACGACGTGCGCATCGACCGCGAGCGCGCCGCGAAGCTGGGCGTGCCGGCCGCACAGGTGGGCGTTGCCCTGCGCGCGTACCTGGGCCGCGACGAGTTCATGACGTACCGCGAGGGCGGCGAGACGTACGACGTGAAGCTTCGCCTGCCCGATTCCACGCTCGCCTCCGAGGAGGCGCTGGGGCAGCTCACCGTGCGCAACTCGGGCGGGCAGCTCGTGGAGCTGCGCAACGTGGCGAGCATCATCCCTTCCGAGGGCCCGGTGCAGATTGACCGGCAGAACCAGAAGCGGCAGATCACCCTGCTCGCGAACCTCGCGCCCGGCTACACCCTGGGCGAGGGCATGAGCTTCCTCACGGCGCAAGCCCAGAAGGAGCTACCCCAGGGAGTGGTGGGGAGCTTCGCCGGCAACGCGAAGGAGATGGGCAGGACGGCCGCGGCCTTCGCCACCGCGCTGGGGCTGGGCATCATCCTGCTGTACATGATTCTGGCGGCGCAGTTCGGGAGCTACATCCACCCGTTCACCATCATGGTCTCGCTGCCCTTCGCGCTCATCGGTGCCATTGGAGCGCTGCTGCTGTCGGGCAACGCCATGTCGATGATTGCCCTCATCGGAATCATCATGCTGATGGGCCTGGTGGTGAAGAACGGCATCCTCCTCGTGGACTTCACCCAGCAGCTTCGCGACGCGGGCAGGAGCGCACGCGAGGCGCTGCTGGAGGCCGCCCCGGTGCGCCTGCGCCCCATCCTCATGACGACCATCGCCATGGTGGCTGGCATGGTGCCGGTGGCGCTCGCCAAGGGGGATGGTGCCGAGACGCGCGTGCCCATGGCGCTCGTCATCATCGGCGGCCTCATCAGCTCCACGGTGCTGACGCTGGTGGTAGTGCCCGTCGTCTACTCGCTGCTGGACGGGCTCTCCGCGCGCCTCACGCGCCGCAAGAGTGACGCTCGCGCTCCGCATGCAGCGGAGGTCGCGGTGGCGCCCAGCGCGGTGAGCGGCCACCTCCTGGAAGAGGGTTCCCGCTGA
- a CDS encoding patatin-like phospholipase family protein produces the protein MKSPGTWRSGAGREGPGRAALAALLLVAGVARADAPRAATHSLTVSGGVSLGAYEGGFLAYAATASRAHGMERVRLLTGASAGSLNVLLTVLAACGEQTPGPTESLFWETWIPVGYDRLFVPEDVTPLGALSRGWLEAQARSIEAAWNRGLAPSCDVVLGVSATRVEPRIVHVAGGRLALPRMEEKFALRIQGRGWGQPPRVTNYTAPGSARREPLLVTDAQGEVAFAQVRDLVLASMAFPVAFPPKALATCAAGATARPGVCLATEAHEADYVDGGIFDNTPLRLAVGLARDGLKPAPDGGPSRWRDTPEPGARRSPKDVVFTFVDPDATEYPSAPPPQGPRETPQLTRMLGGVVSAFVDTARSKELALLLEEEPEIAERLALPRRHFPAASSPLVAFLGFFETAFRSFDFYLGMYDARAMLREADATGAGYFELPVEEGAGWAPLACMRAVYDGLPGAEEACRGEALADFRALLQVSLDRLYAVCSAARAVPGPRDWRNAQCERAAAGEAPPRVPGLSPRRWPDWRKEGHETDLTHTLRLLGAYGFQFRDLGAPAGRDDIALVHIRQALGRAVHRLAKAQPGSGAGAVEFAGKLVADSVSYESPGTSVHLAIGPTLTEVGVSLGTDAPAIPRGLRLAGALGLRGLQRVFSSGGGEPFALAVVAGPEFRPPALQAPLAQGRIALRAGWQFSTRGSASDRDCDSDGVSACSRPVVQGLLGMTLLERFRLQVVGEWYPPTAGHPGLWAVAPGIGVELSP, from the coding sequence GTGAAGAGTCCTGGCACATGGAGGAGCGGGGCAGGGAGGGAGGGGCCCGGCCGTGCCGCGCTCGCCGCGCTCCTGCTCGTCGCGGGCGTGGCGAGAGCGGACGCCCCCCGCGCGGCCACCCACTCGCTCACCGTCAGCGGCGGGGTTTCGCTGGGCGCCTACGAGGGGGGCTTCCTCGCGTACGCAGCCACCGCCTCCCGTGCACACGGCATGGAGCGCGTGCGGCTCCTGACGGGCGCCTCGGCCGGCAGCCTCAACGTGCTGCTGACGGTCCTCGCCGCGTGCGGCGAGCAGACGCCCGGGCCCACCGAGTCCCTCTTCTGGGAGACGTGGATTCCCGTCGGCTATGACCGCCTCTTCGTCCCCGAGGATGTGACGCCCCTGGGCGCCCTGTCCCGTGGCTGGCTGGAGGCTCAGGCGCGCAGCATCGAGGCGGCGTGGAACCGCGGCCTCGCTCCCTCCTGCGACGTGGTGCTGGGCGTGTCGGCGACGCGCGTGGAGCCGCGCATCGTGCACGTGGCTGGCGGGCGCCTGGCGCTGCCTCGCATGGAGGAGAAGTTCGCCCTGCGCATCCAGGGCCGCGGATGGGGGCAGCCACCGCGCGTGACCAACTACACCGCCCCGGGCAGCGCTCGCCGCGAGCCTCTGCTCGTCACCGACGCGCAAGGGGAGGTGGCATTCGCACAGGTGCGTGACCTCGTCCTTGCGTCGATGGCCTTCCCGGTGGCCTTCCCGCCCAAGGCGCTCGCCACCTGCGCGGCGGGCGCGACAGCGCGGCCCGGTGTGTGCCTGGCCACGGAGGCGCACGAGGCCGACTACGTCGACGGCGGCATCTTCGACAACACACCCCTGCGGTTGGCGGTGGGCCTGGCGCGCGACGGGCTCAAGCCCGCGCCGGATGGAGGACCTTCGCGCTGGCGCGACACGCCCGAGCCCGGCGCACGCCGCTCCCCCAAGGACGTCGTCTTCACCTTCGTGGACCCGGACGCCACCGAGTACCCGTCCGCGCCCCCGCCGCAAGGCCCCCGCGAGACTCCGCAACTGACACGGATGCTCGGCGGCGTGGTGTCGGCCTTCGTGGACACCGCGCGGTCCAAGGAGCTCGCACTCCTGCTCGAAGAGGAGCCGGAGATTGCCGAGCGTCTGGCCCTGCCGCGCCGGCACTTTCCGGCGGCGAGCTCGCCCCTGGTCGCGTTTCTCGGCTTCTTCGAGACGGCCTTCCGCAGCTTCGACTTCTACCTGGGCATGTACGACGCACGAGCCATGCTGCGGGAGGCGGACGCTACGGGAGCCGGGTACTTCGAACTGCCTGTGGAAGAAGGTGCAGGGTGGGCGCCCCTGGCGTGCATGCGCGCGGTGTACGACGGGCTGCCGGGGGCCGAGGAGGCCTGCCGCGGGGAGGCGCTGGCGGACTTCCGCGCGCTGCTGCAGGTGTCGCTCGACCGGCTGTACGCGGTGTGTAGCGCCGCCAGGGCCGTGCCAGGCCCGCGCGACTGGCGCAACGCGCAGTGCGAGCGTGCGGCCGCGGGCGAGGCGCCCCCTCGGGTGCCGGGCCTCTCGCCGAGGCGCTGGCCGGACTGGCGGAAGGAAGGGCACGAGACGGACCTCACGCACACCCTGCGGCTGCTGGGGGCCTACGGCTTCCAATTCCGTGACCTCGGGGCGCCCGCGGGGCGTGACGACATCGCCCTCGTGCACATCCGGCAGGCGCTCGGACGCGCGGTGCATCGGCTCGCCAAGGCGCAGCCGGGGTCCGGCGCCGGGGCCGTGGAGTTCGCGGGCAAGCTCGTCGCCGACAGCGTGTCGTACGAGTCCCCGGGCACCTCGGTGCACCTGGCGATAGGGCCCACCCTCACCGAGGTGGGCGTGAGCCTCGGCACGGACGCGCCAGCGATTCCCCGAGGGCTGCGGCTCGCCGGCGCGCTCGGCCTGCGCGGGCTGCAGCGGGTGTTCTCCTCGGGCGGCGGGGAGCCCTTCGCCCTCGCCGTGGTTGCAGGCCCCGAGTTCCGCCCGCCCGCGCTGCAGGCGCCGCTCGCCCAGGGGCGCATCGCGCTGCGGGCCGGATGGCAGTTCAGCACGAGGGGGAGCGCGAGCGACCGGGACTGTGACTCCGATGGGGTGAGCGCGTGCTCTCGCCCCGTGGTGCAGGGGCTGCTCGGAATGACGCTCCTCGAGCGCTTCCGTCTGCAGGTCGTGGGGGAGTGGTACCCGCCCACGGCCGGACACCCGGGGCTGTGGGCCGTCGCGCCGGGCATCGGCGTGGAGCTCAGTCCATGA
- a CDS encoding TolC family protein, whose translation MFIRALLSSVLLTQAPSVPGTPGRAPTSQAAPASADAPVRESAPRSAASASGTEAPAPSATAFPLLTFEEAIALAEKQSPGLDAARARLQQSRELGNKAWSGYLPSITASGSYIRNPEELTFSLPGDPAPITLQKQDQLSGQLSARQAVLVPTLWPAIKNAYLGERAAALTAENTRREILFAVAQAYLGAASLRESMAVQAQLLEVRRGFERDAQNRFDVGDVERLAVLRATLDRKQAEQEVVRSRNAYATAKSALAALLGRPVDFEVAPPREATVAVPAEAGDAATAEKTALDKRPDAAAARLDVDLAQGGRRQVLFQYLPSLYATGNYSTTNTAGLTGVSSSWTVGLALSWTLFDGGLREANLRESSGKIAEANANLRGAEEKIRDEVRKARGELETAEANLSTAEERVKLAWESARLAKQSFDAGATTYLQVTDVNATLASAQLSAVAEALNVQLSRLALARATGLFDPTGNSLAPR comes from the coding sequence ATGTTCATCCGTGCTCTTCTCTCCAGCGTCCTGCTGACGCAGGCCCCCAGCGTCCCTGGCACTCCAGGACGCGCTCCCACATCCCAGGCGGCTCCCGCCTCCGCCGACGCGCCGGTGCGGGAGTCCGCTCCCCGGTCGGCAGCCAGCGCCTCTGGGACCGAGGCGCCGGCTCCCAGCGCGACTGCGTTTCCGCTGCTCACCTTCGAGGAGGCCATTGCCCTCGCGGAGAAGCAGAGCCCCGGCCTCGACGCCGCCCGAGCCCGGCTCCAGCAGTCCCGGGAGCTCGGCAACAAGGCCTGGTCCGGCTACCTCCCCAGCATCACCGCGAGCGGCTCGTACATCCGGAACCCGGAGGAGCTGACGTTCTCCCTGCCCGGTGACCCGGCCCCCATCACGCTGCAGAAGCAGGATCAGCTCTCCGGCCAGCTCTCCGCGCGTCAGGCCGTCCTCGTGCCCACGTTGTGGCCCGCCATCAAGAATGCCTACCTGGGTGAGCGGGCGGCGGCGCTGACGGCGGAGAACACCCGTCGGGAGATTCTCTTCGCGGTGGCCCAGGCCTATCTGGGCGCCGCGAGCCTGCGGGAGTCCATGGCGGTGCAGGCGCAGCTCCTCGAGGTCCGCCGCGGCTTCGAGCGCGACGCCCAGAATCGCTTCGACGTCGGCGACGTGGAGCGGCTGGCCGTCCTGCGCGCGACGCTGGACCGCAAGCAGGCCGAGCAGGAGGTGGTGCGAAGCCGCAACGCCTACGCCACCGCGAAGAGCGCCCTCGCAGCGCTGCTCGGGCGGCCGGTGGACTTCGAGGTGGCGCCTCCCCGGGAGGCGACGGTGGCGGTGCCTGCCGAGGCCGGTGACGCGGCCACCGCGGAGAAGACGGCGCTCGACAAGCGTCCGGACGCCGCGGCCGCGCGCCTCGACGTGGACCTCGCGCAAGGCGGCCGCCGACAGGTCCTCTTCCAGTACCTTCCCAGCCTGTACGCCACCGGCAACTACTCGACGACGAACACCGCCGGCCTCACCGGGGTGTCGTCCTCCTGGACGGTGGGACTGGCCCTGTCGTGGACGCTGTTCGACGGCGGGCTGCGCGAGGCCAACCTGCGAGAGTCCTCCGGGAAGATTGCCGAGGCGAACGCCAACCTGCGCGGCGCCGAGGAGAAGATTCGCGACGAGGTGCGCAAGGCCCGCGGCGAGCTGGAGACCGCGGAGGCCAATCTCAGCACCGCCGAGGAACGTGTGAAGCTCGCCTGGGAAAGCGCGCGGCTGGCGAAGCAGAGCTTCGACGCCGGGGCCACGACGTACCTCCAGGTGACGGATGTCAATGCGACGCTCGCGAGCGCCCAACTGTCCGCCGTGGCCGAAGCGCTCAACGTGCAGCTCTCGCGCCTCGCCCTGGCGAGGGCGACGGGCCTCTTCGACCCCACCGGCAACTCCCTGGCTCCAAGGTGA
- a CDS encoding TetR/AcrR family transcriptional regulator: MSSDPRTAILDAAGEIFVRFGFKKASVEEIARRAGVGKGTIYLYFESKEALFEACVRLGNAQAVAELEAAVRRATTPELQVRAFIHCKLEQIARIGEKHRMKVETLFELGEEALRLMPELQEKEAALLARILAEGTTQGAFAVASPDHVATGLVETLSGLTVKLLTHSPERPLKAALDSFFEVFVRGLAAPRPRPHSKS; the protein is encoded by the coding sequence ATGAGTTCGGACCCTCGTACCGCCATCCTCGACGCTGCCGGCGAAATCTTCGTCCGGTTCGGCTTCAAGAAGGCCTCCGTCGAGGAGATTGCCCGCCGCGCAGGCGTCGGCAAGGGCACCATCTACCTCTACTTCGAGAGCAAGGAGGCGCTGTTCGAGGCCTGCGTCCGGCTCGGGAATGCGCAGGCGGTTGCCGAGCTCGAGGCGGCCGTACGTCGCGCCACGACCCCGGAGCTCCAGGTCCGGGCCTTCATCCACTGCAAGCTGGAGCAGATCGCCCGCATCGGGGAAAAGCATCGCATGAAGGTGGAGACGCTCTTCGAGCTGGGCGAGGAGGCGCTGCGACTCATGCCCGAGCTCCAGGAGAAGGAGGCTGCGTTGCTCGCGCGCATCCTTGCCGAGGGCACCACGCAAGGGGCGTTTGCCGTCGCCTCCCCGGACCATGTGGCCACCGGACTTGTCGAGACGCTCTCGGGGCTCACGGTCAAGCTGCTGACGCACAGCCCTGAGCGCCCATTGAAGGCAGCGTTGGACTCCTTCTTCGAGGTCTTTGTCCGCGGCCTCGCTGCCCCACGGCCGCGGCCGCATTCCAAGAGCTGA